In Spiroplasma chinense, the DNA window AGTCGAAAAACAAAATTACAACTATAGTGACATTTTTGTTTTGTATAGAACAAATGCTTGGTCATTAGAGTTTGAAAAAGAGTTTGCAAACTCTAAAATTCCTTTTCAAATGATTGGAGGATTACAATTTAGAGACCGTAAGGTTATTAAAGATGTAACTTCGCTTTTAAGAGCTGTTGCAATTAAAGATGATTTAGCTTTTGAGAGAATTTTTGGTTTCATTCCAAAAGTTGGAGCTGTAACTGAACAAAGGTTATTTGAACTTGCTCATAACATGGGTGTAAACATGTTTGACTTATTAGTAAATTGTGAAAATGAAGTTATGAGTGTTTCTAAAAACTTAACTTCACTTTCAAATGCTTTAAGACAAGCAAATGAAATGTTTTTAAAAAATGAAAAACTTGTAGATATTTGTAGATTACTTGTAAATAAAGTTGGTTATGAAGATAGAATCAACATTAAAGAAAAAGAAGGTATTGAAACAAAACAAAACCTTCAAGCGTATTACGACCAAATGAGTCAATATGATATAGCATATGATCAAGAAGAAAATGATACAAATAGACTTGTAAAATTCCTACAAGACGAAAGTTTAATTGTAAGTGAAACAAATAGTGAAGTACCAAACAAGGTTACTTTATTGACAATTCACTCAGCAAAAGGACTGGAAAATAAAGTTGTCTTTGTTGTTGGGTTATGTCAAGATGTGTTCCCTTCAAAAATGAGCTTTATGTCTACAGATTCTCTGGAAGAAGAAAGAAGAGCATTTTATGTAGCTGTTACAAGAGCTGAAGAGATGTTATTTATAAGTTATGTATCTGGGGAATATTCATTTATGTCTAATGGTAATTTAGGACCAAGTAAATTCATTTCTGAATTAGACCCAAATCTTTATGAATTAGAAAAAAACATATTCTTTCACTCACCAACAGAGATGTCTAGTCAAAAATATTCATCAGGAGTTATGGACATAAAACCTGAAAAACTAGATTCAGGTGTTTTGACAGGTGATATAGTAGAACATATGATGTTTGGAGAAGGTGTTGTAACTAAAATACTGGACAAATATATTTCAGTGGCATTTAAAAACCCTGCATTTGGTACTAAATCCATACCAATTAACTCAGGTGCTTGAAAGAAAAAATAGTAATTTAACAATTACTATTTTTTTTGTTTAGATATGCAAAACTTTTACATGAAATTCAAATAAGATAACAATTTCAATCTAAAAGTCAAACATAAATTGAAAATAGGAGTAAAACTTTTTTACTAAATTAAAGGTTTTATTTATTGCTCCCAGGCGTATTTTAAATTAAAATAACTATATATCAAAAAAAATTAATATTAAGAGTTTTTGATATGCTTTTAGAGAAAGATAAAAGGGGATAAAATATGAAAAAATTATTAACTGTATTTTCGTCAATATCTGTATTGAGTTTAACAAGTTATTCAGTTTCTTGCTTTGGAGATATAAATACTGGTAAGGCTCCAAATATAGAACTTTCTGAAAAAATCAAAATTTCAGAACTAGGAGAATTCCAAGGTAAAGATGATCTTCCATCGCTAGAAGAATTAATTCATCAAATTAACATAGTAAATAAAGAAACTGAATATTTTGAAGAACTACCAAACTTTGGTTTCAGCAATGAATATACTTATGAAGTAAGAGCAAATGAATATATTAAATTTTCTGAAACACCCAGTGAAACAAAAGCTAGTCTTGAGATTTTAGAAAAACCAAAAAGTGTGCTTTTAAAAGGTAAATTAGAAGTTACTTATAAATATTCAAAAAAAACTGTAGATTAACATTTTAAAAGCAACATCGGGTTGCTTTTAAAATGTTAAAAAAGTATTTAAATGACTAAATATTAAAAAATTTTACTTAAAAACGCTATTTTTAGCAATTTATAAAATAAATTTGAATAAGCATTTCATAAATTAATATATATAATATAAGTGATAGGAGGAATTCAAGATGACTTCATTTACAGCAAAAGTAACTGATCCAGTTGGTTTACACGCTAGACCTGCATCAGTTCTTACAAAAGAGGCTTCAAAATTTACTTCAGAAATTAAAATTATTTGTGGAGAAAAAGAAGGAAACTTAAAGTCAATTATGAACGTAATGGCATTGGCAGTTAAGTCTGGAGCAGAAGTTACAATTGAAGCAAACGGTGATGACGAAAAAGAAGCTGTTGCAGCAATTGAACAAGCAATGAAAGACAACTCAATTATCTAATTGGCATATTTTTTAAGAACGACTAGGTCGTTTTTTTTAGTTTTATTTATATCTGTTTTTATTAATAGATTATTAATTAAAAAGTTTAATTAATTTTTTGACTAAAAAAGTTGAATTTCTTAGTAGTTTGCAGCTTAAAGGATTCTGTTAAATCCTTGTAAATAGATTGATTTTTTCTTTTAAAGGAATAATATGATTTTGAAAGTGAAAGGATGAAAAAATGAAAAAATTATTAAGTACATGAAGAGTCTTGACCTGAATTTCAAGTAGTTTTAGGATGTTTACAAATAGAATTATAAGTAAAAATAAGTTATGAAGTGAAAAAAATATTTTTATTAAGGACCCAGTAAATAATAACCAGAAAATTAAAGATAAAGCGTTTTTGAAAGTTGCATCACTTACATACGCTAAAATGGAAACTTTTTAATCGTTATGAAAGATACATATATGAGAAAAAATGAGATTAAAATAAAAGAAAATCTCTTAATATCATTAGTAATGGATAGTTTTTTGGTGGGTTGAATTTTATTTGAGTATTTCTTTGATAGAGATGCTAATATTTATATTACTTTTTCAAGCAATATAATGGGACTTGTTATTTTTGCATGATCTGCAAGAAACAAACTTGCTTTACAACCGATATTTTCATATGTCAAAAAAGTTAGATCAAGCATGACATCGTTGGTCTTATTGCTAATATTTTTTTGAATTCCTATTTTTTCAGTAGGTTTTATATCGGTTTTATATTTAATCGAAAAAAAAGAAATGAAAAAATTAGGAATAGATTTGGATAAAATTAAGTTCTTTTGTAAAGTAGAATATACAACAGAAGATATTAGTGAAATAGAAGTATAGGAAAAACAAAACTCTAAAAGTTTTGTTTTTTTATCAGTAACCATTGAGGTTAAGTCCATATTAATTTTTGCTTTTTATCTCTAAAATTGGTAAAATCTTCTAGGAAAGGGAATAAATAAAATGATAGAGATTAAAAAAATATCAAGGAAACTTGGTAACTTTGGACTTAAAGATGTTAGTTTCGAAATAAAAAAAGGTGCTGTTGTTGCTTTCGTTGGTGATAATGGTGCTGGAAAAACTACAACCATCAAAGCTTTATTTGGCGAATTAAAACTTGACAGTGGTGAAGTTTTAATTGATGGTGACAATTTATTTGCACACAACAATTTACAAAGAGTTGCTTTTTTTCCTGACTCAAACAATGTTCCAATGAACATAAAAGTACACGATTATTTGCTTTACATTTGCGCAGCTGGGGGAATAAACACTGACGATGCAAATAAAATAATTGACAATGTTTATAAACTGTTGGAACTAAGACCTTACAAAAACAAGAAAATTAAAGAACTTTCATCAGGATGAAAGAAAAAAGCTATTATGGCAAGTGTTTTGGTTAGAACACCAGAATACATTATTTTTGATGAACCAACAGCTAACGTAGATGTTGATTCAAAATTACATTTTATGAGTATTTTACATTTACTTGTAAAACAAGGAATAACAATACTTATAACAAGTCACATTATTGAGGAGTTACAAGAAATTGCAAACTATCTTGTCCTAATTAAAAAAGGAGAAATAGTTTACGCTCAAGATTTTGATAACAAAACAGAAAAAATAATGGACGTTTACAGACAACACATGAAAAATCCAATTAAAGACTTAAGTTTATTGCAAAAATTATATAGAGAAAAGAGAATGCAATAATGCAAGCTGAAAAAATTAAAAAAGTTAAAAGTAATACTGGAGAGCGTAATTTTAGAATTATATTTAATATAAATTTAAAATTATCATTAAAAAATCCAGGAATTATAATTGGAATTATTTTGCATGTGATAACTTGTGCATTGACCCTAGCAGTAGAAACTTTCTTAGGACTAGGTCAATCTGATTCACTTTATGTATATAGAATGTTTTTCTATGTATTTGGATCTGCAACAACTATATTTTTAGTTATGGTTGGATCAATATATTTATTTAAAAGACAAGTGAATGATGGAATTCACTCAATCGAATTAAGAGCTGGTTTTAGAGCTTCAAAATCTTTTTCAATAAGATTGTTAGTATTACTTACTATATCTCTTATTGCTAATGCATTTGTGCTTATGGTTGTATTCTTTTTACACCTAGTATCACCAGTTACAACAGAACTTATGGTAGCCTTTGGTTATTCACAAGTATGTTATTTAATATTTTTATCAATAGTATCAATATTAATAATTACATTTTTATTTACAGGAAGTAAAACAGTTGTTGCAACTTTATTAACAACTGTGTTTATGTTCGTTGTTGCCTTATCACCGTTATTTGCTTCAATTAAGTACATGATAGCAGATGGCGATGCAAAAACAACAAACTATGGTTTAAAAGTAAAAGCACTTAAAGATTACACTGATTTAGTAGCGGGTAATTCAAGTGAAGATATTAAAGATTTATATACTGATAAATTAGTTGATGGAAAATCACAAATTATTACAAGTTTCCAAAAAAACTTAGATTACTATAAAGACGATAATATCATGAGAGATAAACTAGGATTGCCTTATATAAATTATGAAGGCGATTCAAACAAAATATCTAGAGGTTATGAAGGGATTCTTTCAGAAGCGATTATGGGACGTTTAGTTGCAAAAACATTTAAAATGGGTCAATGAAATTATGACTATTCAAATATTCAACTAACACCTAAAAATGATGAAGAAAAAGTTAACCCAACGTATACAGTACCAAATTTATTAGAAGGAACACAATTAAAAGTAGTTCTAGAAAAAATTTATGATGCTGCCTATGATGTTTATGCAGATACTAACGGAACTTCAAATAGAGGAACTGTTTCAAAAATGTTTGCATATCAATCACCTGGATACTTTACAAGTTATCCAAATCAATTTAGTAGAATGAACATAAGTAATGTAATTAACAGTATTTCAAGAGAAATACCAGAGTACAGAACTTACTTAAATTCAATCCTTACAATCTACAATCGTTATGAACAAATTTGAAATACAACTACTGGTGAAACAATATTTGCAGAACCTTTAAAAATTGAATGAATTACAAGTACAAAATACGATGCAGAAGATTTTTACACTCCTGATTTAACTTTAGATTCAGGATATGGCGATTCAAGTTCAATCACAGTAAAACAATTAATGGATAGAATAAATCAAGTTGGTATGGAAGAACCTGATTTTAAATATACAAGTAACAAAGAAATTGAAGATAAAAACTATGAGATTGCAGAACTATATTACAATGTACCAGAACTTACTATAATTAATAATTTAATTATTAATTTATGATTAGAATCATTTAGCTTAACATTTGCACCAACAAGTTCAAATTCAGAAGTTTTAAGTGATATTTATGGTTACTTTAATGCAACAAATAGAAGTAAAGCTTTAACAACTGATATCTTTAGACACTTTGGTGCAATGTCATCAGGAGTGTTGTCAGATCCATTTACAAATGATATTTACAATGGAGTTGGAACAGCAATTATTTACCAAGGAAGATTAGTATATGTAAAAAATATATTTAATTTTGAACAAGATTTCTTAACAAAACAAGATGTCACAAAGGAACAAAAATTATTTTTAGAAGGTAGAAAACTAAAATATTCAAATAGTTTTATTATTCCTTTAGCGTTCTTTGTGTACCTATTAATATCATCTCCACTTGCTTATCTTGCATATCTAATTTATGAGAGAAAGTCTAAAATTTAGAAGGGAATAGTTAAAATGATAGAGATTAAAAAAATAACAAGAGACTTAAGAGGTTTCTTTCTAAATCAAGTAAGTTTTACAATTAAAAAAGGTTCTGTTGTTGCTTTCGTTGGTGATAACGGTGCTGGTAAAACTACAACTATTAAGGCTTTGTTTGGAGAATTAAAATTAGATAGCGGAGAAATATTAATTAACGGAGAAAATATTTTAGAAAACAACAATTTACAAAAAATAGCATTCTTTCCAGATTCAAATAACGTGCCAATGTCTATGACATTAAAAGAATATGTGTCATACATTTGTGCGGTAAACGGAATGAATAAGAAAGATGCAGATACAAGGGCTAAAGATGTTTATGCAATGTTAGACCTTGAAAAATATGTTAACAAAAAAATTGGTAGTTTATCTGCTGGTTGAAAGAAAAGAGCTATTATGGCAAGTGTTCTTGTAAGATCACCTGAGTTTATAGTTTTTGATGAACCAACAGCCAATGTAGACGTTGAAGCAAAACTTTCATTTATGAACATCTTGCATGAACTTTCAAATATTGGAGTAACAATTTTAATAACAAGTCATATTTTAGAAGAGTTACAAGAAATTGCTAACTACTTAGTATTAATTAAAAATGGTGAAATCGTTTTTGAAAACGATTTCAATAATCAAACTGAAAGTATAGCAAATATTTACAAACAAGTGATGAGCGAAAAAACTGACAATATGGAACTTATGAGAGAAATCTACAGACCAATTGAGGAGGTTAAATAATGGAACTAAATTCTATGAATAACCCAATCGTAAGTCCCGAAAAAATGAAAAAGAAAAGAAGTATTAAAGATATCAAATTGACATTACCAAAATTTAATGGTGTATGATTACTTCTTTGAATTAACATTAAAAAAAGTTTCTCATCAAAAGCAATTATAGGAACAGGAATTGTTTATATAATTATTGCTTTAGTATTTATTATAGTGCCAGCAAAATTAGATATCGCTGGTGAAGATTTTTCAAGATTGATGTTGCTTGTAGGTTACATTTTGGCAGTATTCTTCTTTGTGGTATTTTTAACAGTTGTAGTTATGAACTTGATAAAAACGCCAATGATTGAAGGTATAACCAAAATTGAAACTAGAGCAGGAGTACCGCTTTGAAAAACATTCTTAATTAGATATACAACATTCTTGATAGTTTCATGATTTTATGTATTAATTAATTTTATTTTAGCAATGGTATTTACAACTGGATTTGAAACAGCTGTCTTTTCAAGAGCTATGTTCTTATATGGACCTGTAATTTTCTTCTTTATCTTACCGATATTTTGATTCCCAGTTGCAGGATTAATAGCATTAATTTGCTCTCTTGCAATGGGAACATTCTTAGGAATCTTTTGTGGAGCAATTATGGCAATTACTCCAATGATTAATGGTTTAGTAACTTTAATTTCACAACAAGATTACAGAATATCAGAACAGTTAACAAATAGTAATAAACTCAAGTTTGGAGCTATGTATTTACAAGATTTCTACAATACAGTAAGCAAAGAGGAAGCATCTGGCAAAATATTTGACGATAAAATATCAGATATTGCATATGCTATTGAAGAAAACTTTTTTGATTCTTTTGAATTATCAAATTTAGATTTCAATTCTTCTTCAAAAAATAACGATTGAGAAAAACCAGATCAAAGCAGTAATGCTATGGCAACTCTAAAAAGAGCAATTTACTTAGGTCAATTTAACATTGATTCAAGAACAGACTTTAATACTAATTTAATTGAAGGAACTGTACAAAGAACTCCTTTAGAGGGGCTTGCAATAAACAAATTATTAACAGATATGTACAATAAAGTGGATGAACTTATGGAAACAAATGATCGTCCAACAATGCATAGACCTGATTATATATCTGGTCCATTTGTTGAAGGTGCTATTTCAACTGGAGCTATGAAATCTTATAAAGTTAGCGACATGACAAATTGATTTGCAAAAAAATTACCTGAATACAAAACATTGTTTAACTTTATTGGTAAAAGTTATGACAAATACCATGAATTATTCTTTGCAAATGATATTTATGGTTATTCAAATAGAGGAATGTTTGAAAAATTTGATGTTTCAAATTATGGTAATACAGTTGCCCAACCTTCAAATGCTACAGTTGACAACACTAGACAATTTGAAATTTACTTTAGATATCCTGAATATATGGTATTAAATAGTGTGATTCTACAAAGTTGATTAAATTCATACAGCATTAACTATATTGATGAAAGTATTTTTTCAGATGGTTGAGGGAGTTCTTCTTCACTTTCAAGTAAAGCTATGTACGAAAAAATGGAAGAATTACAATCACATTCAACTAACAAAAAAATGGCAAATATCTTTATGCATTTCTATATGATGTATACAGGATCTGCATTAAGTACTAATGTAGGAGATGCTTTTGTTGATGATGGAGGGGTTGGTCTTGAAACTAGAGGGTCAACTTCAAAACTTAGAAACATTCAAGCTCTTGCTAAGTATTCTAACAAAGCAATTACATCAGCTGCTGGTGTAAATGGTTTAATTGATGTAGAAACTGGGCCTATGTTTAAAGAAAATAGTGTAAGTACAACTTTTGGATTCAATATTCAACTAGCAATATTTATGTATATACTAGTTGCAGCTGGATTCACTTACCTAATTTACTTACTATATAGCAAAAACGCAAGAATTTAATAAAACACTAAAACTCAACTTGGTTGAGTTTTTTTGTTTTAAAGGGTAGAAAAAAAGTTTGTAAAACTAAATAATGAGAAACACCAAGTATTAATGCTAATTTTGTGTATAATAATTGTGATTAAGACTTAGGAGGAATGTGTTAACATGTCAATTAAAATTAATGGTACTGGTGCAAGTAACGGAATTGCAGTGGCAAAAGTTTATATTTTAGATGAACAACCAATCGTAATTCCAGATAACAAAGCCAGTGATATTGAAGCAGAACTTGCAAATGTAAATGCTTCAATTGAAAAAGCAAAGACTGACTTAGAAAATCTACAAGTTATTGCAAGAGAAAAATTAGGGGAAGAAAAAGCAGCTATTTTTGAAGCTCATGCTTCAATTCTTCAAGACCCAGCAATGGCAGAAGAATTTACAGCTCTAATTAAAGATAATAACTATAATGGAGCAAAAGCAATTAGTGAAGTTGCAAACAAATACATTGAAATGTTTGGTGCAATGGATGATGATTACTTCAAAGAAAGAGCAGCTGATGTAAAAGATGTTACAGAAAGACTTATTAGATACGTATTAAAATTACCTGTAGCAGATCTTGCAACAATTAGTGAAGAGGTAATTATAGTAGCAGAAGATTTAACACCTTCTCAAACAGCACAATTAAATCCAAAATTTGCAAAAGGTTTTGCATGTAATGTTGGGGGAAGAACAAGTCATGCTGCAATTATGGCAAGAAGTTTAGAAATCCCTGCAGTTTTAGGATTAAAAACAATTCTTTCATCAGTAAAAGAAAATGATGTTTTAGCAATTGATGGAGCAACTGGAGAAGTTGAAATTAATCCTGAAAATAAAGATGTTTGAAACAAAAAAGCTGAAGAATTTAAAGCTGAAAAAGCTTTATTAGAAGAATTTAGAAATAAATCAACTGTAACAAAAGACGGATATGACAAATTTATCTTAGAAGGTAATATTGGAAGTCCAAAAGATGTCGCTGGAGTTTTAGAAAATGGTGGAGAAGGAGTTGGTCTATTTAGATCAGAATTCCTTTACATGGATAATGACCACTTCCCAACAGAAGAAGAACAATTCGCAGCATACAAACAAGTAGTTCAAGACATGGGTGGAAAACTTACAGTTATTAGAACTTTAGATATTGGTGGAGACAAAAAATTATCATATTTTGCTTTCCCAGAAGAAATGAACCCATTCTTAGGATATAGAGCTATTCGTTTTACAATGGATAGAAAAGATATCTTTAAAGATCAAATTAGAGCTTTACTAAGAGCAAGTGCTTTTGGACCAGTAGGAATTATGTTCCCAATGATAGCAACTGTTGATGAATTTAAAGCTGCAAAACAATTTACTTTAGATTGTAAAGCAGAACTTGAAAAAGAAGGAGTTGCTGTTGGAGCTGATTTGGAAATCGGTATGATGGTAGAAATTCCTGCAGCAGCAGTTAATGCTGAAAACTTTGCAAAACACGCTGACTTCTTTAGTGTTGGAACAAATGACTTGATTCAATACACAATGGCAGCTGACAGAATGAGTGAAAATGTAAGTTACTTATACCAACCATACAATCCTTCAATTTTAAGATTATTAAAAATGACAATTGATGGTGCACATAAACACGGTAAATGAGCTGGAATGTGTGGAGAAATGGCTGGAGAACCAGATGCAATTCCATTATTAATGGGATTGGGGTTAGATGCTTACTCAATGTCTGCAACAAGTATTTTAAAAGCTAGAAGTATTATGGCAAAATTAACTCTTGCAGAAACTCAAGAATTAGCAAACAAAGCACTTGAGTGTGAAACAACAGAACAAGTTTTAGAATTAGTACATAATTTAATGAGTACAAAATAAACAAAAAATCTCACAAGAGATTTTTTGTTTATTATTATAAAATAGCAATATTTATGTAGGTATTTAGAACATTTTCTAAAAAAAACAAAGAAATAGGTTAAAATTACTATGTATAGGAGGATTATCGAATGGGATTATTCACAAAAAATAAAAATTTAGAAATCTATGCACCAGTTGATGGTGAAATAATCGATTTGACAAGTGTTAAAGACGAAGTCTTTGCAGAAGGGATGTTAGGAGAAGGTTTAGCGTTTGAACCTGCTAATGGAGAATTTGTAGCTCCAATCAGTGGAAAACTTGTAACTGTTTTCCCTTCAGGACATGCTTTTGGAATCAGAAGTAAATGTGGAGTTGAAATTTTACTACACATTGGTTTAGATACAGTTACTCTTGATGGAGAAGGATTTGATGTTAAAGTAAAACAAAACGAATCTGTAAATCAAGGAGACACACTTGTAGTAGTTGATTTAGAAGAGGTATCTAAAAAAGTTCCTGCAATGCAAACACCTTTAATTTTTACAACAGACTCAATGAGTGGTAGAAAAATCGAAATTTTAAAAACAGGTAAAGTTTCTAAAGGGGATTTAGTAGCAAAAGTTAGCTAGATTTTAAAAAATGTTTATTATTAAACATTTTTTTATTTTTTATTCAAGTAAAATTAAATAAGGTGATTATATGGAAAAAGAAAAGAAATGGTTCAAAGATTTTGATGGAACCCCAACAAAAGGATGAACAAAATTAGATAAATACTATCATACAAAATATGATTTTAATTACACCTCTGTTGAATGAAAAACTGATGGAATGATTTATTTATCAGCCTGTTTAATAGCACCTTTATTTATATCTATTCTTGCAAAATTGTTTTTTGGTTTATCTGGTAGTCAAGGAGCTCAGTTAACAGTTCAATTGCTACAAATAGTTTGTGCTTTAATTGGTATGGTAGTTTTATGACAAAGAGATCCAAAAGGATTTTGAAGAAGTGGAAGAGCTTGATTTTTTGTATATTCAGCATTACCTTTAGCCCTTTCAATTGTGGCAGGAATTATTTTAGCAGCTATACCAGGTTTAGAAAATGGATATGGACAAGATTTTACAATGATGGTTATTTCGATTGCTAATGCAGCAACAATACTTGCATTAATGTATAAATTGGATAAAGTTATTTTCTTTAGAATAAGAGAAACATTTAAATTACACTGGAAATCATTGTTAGTTACTGCAATTATTGGTTTTATAATTTTATTTTCAGTTTCAAATTTACTATTTGGTATAGTGTTTGAAAAAATAATATTTAAAATTAATGAACAATCTCAAAATCAACAAAATCTATATGGGCCTTTGTCTGACGCAAATGCTTCAACTATAGTAAAAGTGATTTATGCAATGTTGTTATTTATTTACGCAGTTGCTTTAGGACCTCTTTTAGAAGAGTTTGTATTTAGAAATAGTTGATTTACAGCTGTATCAAACAAATGATTAGCATTTGTAACAAGTTCAATAATGTTTGGGTTCCTACATTATGGAACAACAGGAGATTTTGAACATGCACTTTCATATACAAGTGCAGGATTTGTGTTAGGGGGAGTATTTTTATTTTCAAAAGGAAACCTAACACATACTTGAATGGTGCATTTATTAAATAATGCAGTATCATTTGCACTTATGTTTATTCCATTAAGTGTATAGAAAGAATTAGAACATGACAATTTTAAAAGTAACTCATAATGATGAGAATCAAACTATATTTAATTATATAAAGAAAAATTTTAAACAGACTAGTTTATCTGTTATTTATAAATGATTTAGAACAAATAAAATCAAAATTAATGATAAAAGAATTAAAGATCAAAAAATAGTTTTAAAAGCAGGAGATGAAGTAAAAGTTTATGACTCTGCAAGTGCAGTAAAAAGAGTTGACTCTACAGTTGTGGATTTTTCGGATTTAAAAGTAATTTATGAGGATGAAAATATTTTAATTGCAGATAAACCTGCAAATTTAGAAATTCACTCACCGATTAATGAAAATTTAGATGCAAAAGTTAGAAGTTATTTAATATCTTCAAAACAATATGACCCAGAACTTGAAACTTCATTTGTAATAAGTCATGTTCATAGATTAGACAAACTTACAAGCGGTCTTGTAATTTATGCTAAAAATAAAGCAACACTTGATGTGTTGCTTGAAGCTATAAAAAATAAAGAAAATATTGAGAAATATTATATGGCTCAATTGGAAGACAATCTAGTACCTGAAGGTTTAATTGAAGGTTACATAGATTACAATCCAGAAAGTCAATTAGCAGACTTTAGACTTGAAGAAAAGAAAAGATACAAAGAATGTAGTCAAATTCATAAATGATATGACAAAAAAGATAACATTTTAGAAATTCAATTACTTTCAGGTAGAAAACATCAAATCAGAGCGATTATGATGTATTACAATTGTCCAATAGTTGATGATTTTAGATATGGTGGACAAAGAAATCAAAATAAATCAATTGCATTAGTAGCTTATAAATTAATATTTAGGAACTTTTCTAATCATTTAGAATATCTAAATGATAGAGAATTTGTATCAACAAATTCCTTTTAAAAATGTTAAAATATATAGCATATGAAGGGGGAACATTATGGTGTCTACAAGACAAGGTATATTTAGTACAATTGTGGGAACTATAATTTCCCTTTTTAATGCCTTAATCCAATTCTTAA includes these proteins:
- a CDS encoding pseudouridine synthase; translated protein: MTILKVTHNDENQTIFNYIKKNFKQTSLSVIYKWFRTNKIKINDKRIKDQKIVLKAGDEVKVYDSASAVKRVDSTVVDFSDLKVIYEDENILIADKPANLEIHSPINENLDAKVRSYLISSKQYDPELETSFVISHVHRLDKLTSGLVIYAKNKATLDVLLEAIKNKENIEKYYMAQLEDNLVPEGLIEGYIDYNPESQLADFRLEEKKRYKECSQIHKWYDKKDNILEIQLLSGRKHQIRAIMMYYNCPIVDDFRYGGQRNQNKSIALVAYKLIFRNFSNHLEYLNDREFVSTNSF